The genomic segment TCTTCATAACTGTAGCTTTCTGATACGGCCGCTGAAGAGTTATCCAGGCCATCTTTAGTTATTTTTTTTATTCTCAAACCACCTACAATGGGATCAAGAACCGCAGCAGCTACATATTTGGAAATCGTAATTGTAGCACCTGTACCGGAATAGGCACCATCTCTATACATCTTCACATTATAATTACCAGCTGGGATAGAGATTATAGAAGTATTTGTTTTACCCGCCGCAGCACCACCACTGGCAACAACTTTACCGCCTACAGTTTGATAAATATTATACGACGCAGTACAGTTAACACCATTTTGGCATTGTGTATTTGAAAATATGATCTGATATTTTTCATTTCCAGAAAAAGCAATATTAGTAAATTCATTATTTGGATTTCCACTAAAGCCCACAGAATACTGCTGAAAATATTGGAGATTATACCTCACAGCATTTACTTTAGCCCTATTTGCTTCGAATTCAAAAGTAGCAATTCCTCCAGTTGGATAAGTTATTTTATTCAACGCACCTTGCTGCATAGCAGGCCAGGAAGATTCACGATTCGCACCATTAGGATATATAACATCATAAGTATCCCGGGTTAAGGTTGGTAAAACTGTACTATTAGATGCGCCATTATAAAACCCCCAGTGATCAAATCCAAAAGATAACCTTCTAGGCAAAAAACTACTATAATAATCGAACTTATATGGTTTGAGAGCCGTCCCATCAGCTCCCGATTCAGAAATACTATCTAATTTTAGTCTTTTAGTATCAGAACTTAGATTTAGAGAAACTCCGATAAGCGGCGTATTATCATCTTTAAAATAACTGGAATAAAATGATATTTTTTTTAATGTATGACTATTACTTGAAATACTAATTTGTTTCAATGCTTTTGCATCAACATTTGGAGATTCCTTTCCTGGGTCACCATCAGTCAAACTTCCACTCACCAAATCCAGCCTGGGTTCATTTGCCACAGCAAAAAGAACTGTTCCCTGACTAAAAACTATCTTTGACAACCTTACACCAAGAATATATAATTTATAAATAGCATAACCATTATCGCCGGCTCTCGGTTCGCTTGTAATAGGAAAGTAAGACCAGGAATAACTACTATAATTTTCTGCCTCATAAATTAAGTTAATTGAAGATAACTTATCCGCAGATTCCACCTTCTTTAAATACCAGCTTGAAACTACTCTATCACTCGAGACACCATTCGAGAGATCAAATGGTATCGACATTTCTACGGGATTAATGCCTTCAACCAGAGGATTTACGTCAGTCTTACCAAAAAAATATTTAGTCCCATTACCTGTGGTTATACAAAACCCCTGTATGCTCTTGTCTTCAAAAGCAGGTGAACTTACTGGTAATCTATAAAAATAATCAATTTTAAGATTTTCATTTCCTGAAACTAAAACTGGTTTACGGTCGTCATTAAAATAAAACTTTCCAGAATAGCCGTTAAAATTAAAAGAAAACAGATCAGGCTCAGCATCATAAATTCCGTCTGCGACTTGCCGGTCACTATAATTGAAATTTTTTAAAGGATCACTTGTTTCTGTTTGTAAATAAAAGCTATTAAATCCATAATCCTCAAGATGACCTTTTTCGCCTCTATTTGTATTCCTAGCTTCATCCGGGATTCCTCTAACACTTCTGGTAATCACACCACCTGCATTTAAAGCCCAGCCAGCACCAACCCAACTGGCTTGTTCAGCAACTTTAACTCCACCTGCATGATAACTCAAAGAAATTGGCATTTCCAGCGTACCATCTTTTATCGTATAAAGTGGAACATTAATTTGTGGAATTCCAGTATGATAATTTACGGGGATATCCCCGAACTTTCCTAAAGAGGCTGCATTAGGAGATGCAATATTAATTTTATTATAGTCAAACTGAGCTGAAGCATTATAATGGAGACCAAAAAAAACACCTACAGTTAACACATAGGCATAGAGGTTAATATTTTTCATATTTGGATTAAAGCATAAATTCCTTATATGTAAATATATTATTAAATAATCTAAATATATTGTTTTAAAAAAATAAATTCAAACCAAACAACAACTCCTAATTACTGAAAAACAACCTCTTAAGCAATACAATTCTACTTGCCAAAATATCTCTCCAACAACAACTTTCTTTTAAAAACTGTTACTCATCTGGAACATCGGTAAATACATCGCAATCAGAATTACCCCTACAGCCATGCCCAAAAAGATAATAATCAAAGGCTCCAGCAAGCCGCTGATTGCATTCGTCTTATACTCCACCTCTTCCGTATACTGGGTAGAAAGCTGTTCGAAAAAATATTCCAGCTTATTGACCTCTTCTGCGATCTTGATCATCTGTATAAATTTCACCGGATAAAAATCATGTTTCGCAAGTGTTTCAGACAAACTGCTACCATGCAGAATATCCTTTTCTGCCTGAGTTAAAGATTCTACTATCGGATAGAAAACGATCATTTGCTTAACCATTCCCAGCGCATGTAACAGCGGCGTATTCGTACCTGTTAACAACCGCATTGTATTCGCGAAACGAGCCAGATAGATCTTTTTCACAATATCACCTGCAAGTGGGATTTTTAGAATAACCATTGCTGAATATCTTTGAAACCAAGGCTGTTTCCGGCTAACCAGATAGGCCCCGATTAAAGCCACAACAACAAAAAGCATAACGTAAATATAACGGTCAAACCAATCCGAAAAACTTACAATCAAAGCAGTAAGATAAGGTAGCTTACCACCGAAACGTTTGAATACATCCGCGAACATGGGAACTACAAACTTAATCATGAAAAATATCGCAGCAAAAGAAGTACTCAATACCAGCATAGGATAAGTAATTGCACCAATAATCTTGCGCCGCTGCGAAATCTTACTCTTAAAATATTTTGCCAGCTCACTTAAAACTTCACCAAGTCTGCCGGTTTCCTCTCCGATACGCACACTATAATACTCATAGCTGCTAAATTTATCCTGATCTTTTAACGTTTCTGATAAAGACTGTCCCGCAACTACAGCTTCCTGAATCTTCTTAAACAATTCAATATCCTTAGGCTTAGTATAAGAACTGCTCGTTAGCTCCAATGCTGTCTTAATATCAATACCAGACCTTGTTAATGTCCCCAGCTCATTATAAAAAGCTTCTTTCTTTTTATCAGGTAACTGTCCATCTCCAAAAGAAATATCACGGTTCAAAAAATCCAGTATACCTGACTTTGACCCCTCACTTATTTTTTTCGGTTTCTGTTTAAAATTGGAAATATCAATAGATCCCATAACTATCTGAATAAATCAACAGAACTATAACATTTATTAACTTGTATCGGCACTTGCGTATCTTTATTCATTTGTAATTCCAAATTGATTCTATCCACAGTATCAGTGATCTGTGCCTCACGGCCTTCAAAATAAAAATTAATCTTCTGTACTGGCATTGCGAATGTATCCGTATGCAGACTTTCTATTTGTCGCAAAACCTGTTTATCATTAAAAATA from the Pedobacter cryoconitis genome contains:
- a CDS encoding type II secretion system F family protein, with the protein product MGSIDISNFKQKPKKISEGSKSGILDFLNRDISFGDGQLPDKKKEAFYNELGTLTRSGIDIKTALELTSSSYTKPKDIELFKKIQEAVVAGQSLSETLKDQDKFSSYEYYSVRIGEETGRLGEVLSELAKYFKSKISQRRKIIGAITYPMLVLSTSFAAIFFMIKFVVPMFADVFKRFGGKLPYLTALIVSFSDWFDRYIYVMLFVVVALIGAYLVSRKQPWFQRYSAMVILKIPLAGDIVKKIYLARFANTMRLLTGTNTPLLHALGMVKQMIVFYPIVESLTQAEKDILHGSSLSETLAKHDFYPVKFIQMIKIAEEVNKLEYFFEQLSTQYTEEVEYKTNAISGLLEPLIIIFLGMAVGVILIAMYLPMFQMSNSF